Proteins found in one Saccharopolyspora phatthalungensis genomic segment:
- a CDS encoding 5'-methylthioadenosine/S-adenosylhomocysteine nucleosidase family protein, translating to MTDNVVVVLTALNLEYEAVRWRLADPQVWVHERGTRFEVGTLRGTRCQVALALTSKGNQSSAVLAERAIQEFEPLAVLFVGVAGALWDATPLGDVVVATHVYAYHGGTSEDDGLKARPRVWETAHGIIQLASHLARMGDWTDNISAPPARTPSVRFGAIAAGEVVQNSRISYEAKWIRQHYNDALAIEMESAGVAQAGHLNGAPVAIVRGISDKADGTKNTDDDGTWQPRAADNAAAFAARLAEKLIKEREHSPMQYRNRANTDGVTNIAQGSTVGIQAKEVTGSVVTIGATPPLSSTTDLAAELAAVRTELARARSRGTLDTVTYVAAQDELDLAAKALAENTPDGKSRFVLALKRLRGLIVEAADVATKVAALITAVNGVS from the coding sequence ATGACGGACAACGTGGTGGTGGTGCTCACCGCCTTGAACCTCGAGTACGAGGCTGTGCGGTGGAGACTGGCCGATCCGCAGGTGTGGGTGCATGAGCGGGGTACGCGGTTCGAGGTCGGAACCCTGCGAGGCACGCGCTGCCAGGTGGCACTTGCGTTGACCAGTAAGGGAAATCAGTCCTCGGCGGTGCTGGCCGAGCGGGCGATCCAGGAGTTCGAGCCGCTGGCGGTGTTGTTCGTCGGTGTGGCCGGGGCGTTGTGGGATGCCACCCCGCTGGGTGATGTCGTGGTGGCCACGCACGTCTACGCCTACCACGGCGGGACCAGTGAGGACGACGGGCTCAAGGCTCGTCCTCGGGTGTGGGAGACAGCGCACGGGATCATCCAGCTCGCCTCCCACCTGGCACGCATGGGCGACTGGACCGACAACATTTCGGCCCCGCCCGCGAGAACACCGTCGGTCCGCTTCGGCGCGATCGCAGCTGGCGAGGTCGTGCAGAACTCGCGGATCTCCTACGAAGCGAAGTGGATTCGCCAGCACTACAACGATGCGCTGGCGATCGAGATGGAGTCCGCTGGCGTGGCCCAGGCCGGACACCTCAACGGGGCGCCGGTGGCGATCGTGCGCGGCATCAGTGACAAGGCCGACGGAACCAAGAACACCGACGACGACGGCACGTGGCAGCCGCGGGCCGCGGACAACGCAGCGGCGTTCGCCGCCCGCCTCGCCGAGAAACTCATCAAGGAACGGGAGCACAGCCCCATGCAGTACCGCAACAGGGCCAACACCGATGGCGTCACCAACATCGCGCAGGGCAGCACGGTCGGCATCCAGGCCAAAGAGGTCACCGGCAGCGTCGTAACGATCGGCGCGACGCCACCTCTGTCGTCGACGACTGACCTCGCGGCCGAACTCGCGGCCGTCCGTACAGAGCTGGCCCGCGCCCGGTCGAGGGGCACGCTCGACACCGTCACCTACGTGGCGGCGCAGGACGAGCTCGATCTCGCAGCCAAGGCGCTGGCGGAGAACACGCCCGACGGCAAGAGCAGGTTCGTCCTCGCGCTCAAGCGCCTGCGCGGGCTGATCGTCGAAGCCGCCGATGTGGCCACGAAGGTCGCGGCGTTGATCACGGCGGTGAACGGCGTTTCATGA
- a CDS encoding NUDIX hydrolase, which yields MVDESWSPPEVLVTVDLVILTLREASLHVLLVERGVEPYLGERALPGGFLNNAGEGIAEAAARELREEADLDGAQLHLEQLGTYGKPARDPRGRVISVAYLAIAPGLPEPVAGTDAAGAGWEPVEDVLAGRLGLAFDHRQIVADGVERARGKLEHTALATAFCGATFTIAELQQVYEAVWGVELDPRNFYRKVQKVPGFIESAGDERKATKGRPARLFRAGATTVLHPPLVRPDPATEEERQ from the coding sequence GTGGTTGATGAGTCGTGGTCGCCTCCGGAAGTTCTCGTGACGGTGGATCTGGTGATCCTGACGTTGCGGGAGGCAAGTCTTCATGTGCTGCTGGTGGAGCGTGGTGTCGAGCCGTACCTAGGTGAGCGTGCCTTGCCTGGTGGGTTCTTGAACAACGCCGGCGAGGGCATCGCGGAGGCCGCGGCGCGGGAGTTGCGGGAGGAGGCGGACCTAGACGGTGCGCAGCTGCATCTGGAACAGCTGGGTACCTATGGGAAGCCTGCCCGTGATCCGCGTGGCCGGGTGATCTCGGTGGCGTATCTGGCGATCGCGCCAGGGCTCCCGGAACCGGTCGCCGGCACTGACGCGGCCGGTGCCGGTTGGGAGCCGGTCGAGGACGTACTGGCCGGTCGGTTGGGCCTGGCCTTCGACCATCGGCAGATCGTAGCCGATGGGGTGGAGCGGGCGCGGGGCAAGTTGGAGCATACGGCGCTGGCGACGGCGTTTTGCGGCGCGACGTTCACGATCGCCGAGTTGCAGCAGGTCTACGAAGCGGTCTGGGGGGTGGAGCTGGATCCGCGGAACTTCTACCGGAAGGTGCAGAAGGTTCCGGGGTTCATCGAATCAGCCGGTGACGAGCGCAAGGCCACGAAGGGGCGGCCTGCGCGGCTATTTCGGGCCGGGGCGACGACGGTGTTGCATCCACCCTTGGTGCGCCCCGACCCAGCGACGGAGGAGGAACGGCAGTGA
- a CDS encoding ATP-binding protein yields MGESSNFGAELRRLRRRAGLSLSTLAARTHYSKGFLSKVETGAAPPSPALAALCEAELGATGLLVELLPDEPARRRTRPDTRPSGLPALSAHFVGRLAGQRSIRAALEADGGVCVVSGMGGVGKTELAVRCAHRLESGFTDGCLFVDLRGHTPGRGPAEPAEVLDRLLRMLDVPVDEIPADVDDRAALYRSRLRGRSVLLVFDNAAGAAQVRPLLPAEPKCRVLVTSRNRLPSLDGATHVSLDLLSDVDAARLFAAIADVDAEGAMVRSIVERCGRLPLAVRIAAARLRAHPAWDLAELHRRLTDEADWFGEIDDGERSLTAALELSVRDLGAAESRMLGLLSLHPGGDFDVCAAAALTGVAPRAADRLAERLHGAFLLSQPAKDRFALHDIVRAFARDSVLAGMPEQQKVAGLRRLLDAMLATAALADRLLIPGRYQPEWARHLDPPEPLRFAGRAQAMAWFRVEWQNLVELSRAAQQFGEYERCWHLAFVLRGFFFETKLWDPWIAVHRRAREAAAELGDRWALAGTNSHLGVALADRGDLAGAAECYRDALDLYREIGDEHGEITVRANCGWVEHFRGDHETAVRNLSFALGHYERVGNVRNAAITRRGIALAQTALRQYPEAADAAERALAEAEELALEADAVRALNCLAWVHFEAGEHRRAAAAYQRAADRAGSQASHYEQARALTGLGNVAACGGRGTEAVALWRRADEAHGGLEPAMVAEARVRLRFRVTGGTLAQHV; encoded by the coding sequence ATGGGTGAGAGTTCGAACTTCGGTGCCGAGCTTAGGCGGCTGCGCCGACGGGCGGGGTTGTCACTGTCCACACTGGCCGCTCGCACCCACTACAGCAAGGGCTTCCTGAGCAAGGTGGAGACCGGCGCCGCACCGCCGAGCCCCGCACTGGCCGCGTTGTGCGAAGCGGAGCTGGGCGCGACGGGTCTGCTCGTCGAGTTGCTTCCCGACGAGCCCGCGCGACGCCGGACGCGGCCGGACACCCGCCCTTCCGGACTGCCCGCGCTGTCCGCGCACTTCGTCGGGCGGTTGGCTGGGCAGCGGTCGATCCGGGCGGCGCTGGAGGCCGACGGCGGTGTGTGCGTCGTTTCGGGGATGGGCGGTGTCGGCAAGACGGAACTCGCCGTGCGGTGCGCGCACCGGCTGGAGTCCGGTTTCACCGACGGCTGCTTGTTCGTCGATCTGCGCGGCCACACCCCGGGGAGGGGGCCGGCCGAGCCGGCGGAGGTGCTGGACCGGTTGCTGCGAATGCTGGATGTCCCGGTCGACGAGATCCCGGCGGACGTCGACGACCGCGCGGCGTTGTACCGGTCCCGGCTGCGCGGGCGAAGCGTGCTGCTGGTATTCGACAACGCGGCCGGCGCCGCCCAGGTTCGCCCGCTGCTGCCTGCCGAACCGAAGTGCCGAGTGCTGGTGACGAGCCGGAACCGGCTGCCCTCGCTCGACGGTGCCACGCACGTCTCGCTCGATCTGCTGTCCGATGTGGACGCCGCGCGGTTGTTCGCCGCGATTGCGGACGTCGACGCGGAGGGGGCCATGGTGCGCTCGATCGTCGAGCGCTGCGGGCGTCTGCCGCTGGCAGTGCGGATCGCGGCGGCGCGGCTGCGGGCCCATCCCGCTTGGGATCTCGCCGAGCTGCACCGACGGCTGACCGACGAGGCGGATTGGTTCGGCGAGATCGACGACGGTGAACGCAGCCTCACGGCGGCCCTGGAGCTGTCAGTGCGAGACCTGGGCGCCGCAGAATCCCGGATGCTTGGCCTGCTGTCGCTGCACCCCGGCGGGGATTTCGACGTGTGCGCCGCGGCGGCGCTGACCGGGGTGGCCCCGCGGGCGGCGGATCGGCTCGCCGAACGCCTGCACGGGGCTTTCCTGCTGAGCCAACCCGCGAAGGACCGGTTCGCGCTGCACGACATCGTCCGAGCGTTCGCCAGGGACTCGGTGCTGGCCGGAATGCCGGAGCAGCAGAAGGTCGCGGGTTTGCGTCGGCTGCTGGACGCGATGCTCGCGACTGCGGCGTTGGCGGACCGGCTGCTGATCCCTGGGCGCTACCAGCCGGAGTGGGCGCGTCACCTGGATCCTCCGGAGCCGCTGCGGTTCGCCGGCCGCGCGCAGGCCATGGCCTGGTTCCGCGTGGAGTGGCAGAACCTGGTGGAGCTGAGTCGCGCCGCCCAGCAGTTCGGGGAGTACGAGCGCTGCTGGCATCTGGCGTTCGTGCTGCGGGGGTTTTTCTTCGAGACGAAGTTGTGGGATCCGTGGATCGCGGTTCATCGCCGGGCTCGGGAGGCCGCAGCGGAGTTAGGCGACCGGTGGGCGTTGGCCGGCACGAACTCGCACCTCGGCGTTGCACTGGCCGATCGGGGAGATCTTGCCGGGGCTGCGGAGTGCTACCGGGATGCGCTCGATCTGTACCGGGAGATCGGTGATGAGCACGGCGAGATCACGGTGCGGGCCAACTGCGGCTGGGTCGAGCACTTCCGCGGGGATCACGAAACGGCGGTGCGGAACCTGAGCTTCGCGCTCGGGCATTACGAACGGGTCGGCAACGTGCGCAACGCGGCGATCACGCGACGAGGAATCGCGTTGGCCCAGACCGCGTTGCGGCAGTACCCGGAAGCCGCCGATGCGGCTGAACGGGCACTGGCCGAGGCCGAAGAACTCGCCCTCGAAGCAGATGCGGTGCGCGCGCTGAACTGCCTCGCCTGGGTCCACTTCGAAGCCGGTGAGCACCGGCGGGCCGCTGCGGCCTACCAACGCGCCGCTGACCGAGCCGGCTCGCAGGCGTCGCACTACGAGCAAGCGCGTGCCCTTACCGGTCTGGGCAATGTGGCGGCGTGCGGTGGGCGCGGCACGGAAGCGGTGGCGCTCTGGCGGCGCGCCGACGAGGCCCACGGCGGGCTCGAACCGGCAATGGTCGCCGAAGCCCGCGTCCGATTACGGTTTCGCGTCACCGGCGGAACACTCGCGCAGCACGTTTGA
- a CDS encoding toll/interleukin-1 receptor domain-containing protein — MRLPTVFISYTHDSDEHREAVLRFAQLLAKNGIRSVNDFWADPDRRNWGEWAEKYINESNYTLVIASERYRRVGNGEVPDDENQGGQWEVAYLRERLQRSRSEWTRRILPVVLPGRLVEEIPSFLQPSGCTRYHVSELSEAGIEALYRTLTFQPEHVAPKLGRPLVLPPKSGPGSPGWETRP, encoded by the coding sequence GTGCGACTACCAACCGTTTTCATCTCTTACACGCACGACAGCGATGAGCACCGCGAAGCAGTGCTCCGCTTCGCGCAGTTGCTGGCGAAAAACGGGATCCGATCGGTGAACGACTTCTGGGCCGACCCCGATCGCCGTAACTGGGGGGAATGGGCCGAGAAGTACATCAACGAGAGCAACTACACCCTGGTGATCGCTTCGGAGCGCTACCGACGGGTGGGAAACGGAGAGGTGCCGGACGACGAGAACCAGGGTGGCCAGTGGGAGGTGGCCTACCTGCGAGAGCGGCTGCAGCGGTCCCGAAGCGAGTGGACCAGGCGCATCCTGCCCGTCGTGCTGCCGGGGCGCCTGGTCGAGGAGATCCCAAGCTTCCTGCAACCGAGCGGGTGCACCCGCTACCACGTGTCGGAATTGAGCGAGGCAGGGATCGAGGCGTTGTACCGGACCCTGACCTTCCAGCCGGAGCATGTTGCTCCGAAGCTCGGCCGACCGCTGGTGCTGCCACCGAAGTCCGGTCCCGGGTCTCCGGGCTGGGAGACCAGGCCCTAG
- a CDS encoding SEFIR domain-containing protein, with product MWHFLANADHENEGQVVVPHPDQTGRSPQVYVFCAQYPAEHRALVRDFATMLRLEAGVAADLKEWRTAQRTDEVADEIAQFQKADFVLVMASPEMRRLMDSTQQGPVGDTTHIGAAQARDKLAGDLRKELKRMLPVVLRDATAADIPRILQRNSATFYPIRELDVDSDGVQDLLHALHDVPRHAKPPLGIWTPPAAGPWEAPGGQQAESVDVVLQPGAVIVLGEHTYLVHGEVETPAGEGGPAVLRQAPALRLGDPNERVWLRQVERKADTRGTREAFAALEKEHELLAELDGRRHAAPRQSALVDAGRTRTLVLAWPRRNAPAEDFQTLADHVPHPNELDSIAVRRTLHALAGLCCPLAALHRHQCTHRELAPHTIVRIDDGHLALRDLGAAGRPALPGEDGSVYRAPEQTRLRRGRIGPWTDVFRLAAVAYHLISGQVPDEARPLPTRAVCPVAPDQAATAIDTALHPDPARRPAVAELATAFRM from the coding sequence ATGTGGCACTTTCTCGCTAATGCCGATCATGAGAACGAAGGGCAGGTGGTCGTGCCTCATCCGGATCAAACCGGACGATCTCCGCAGGTCTACGTCTTCTGCGCGCAATACCCCGCCGAACATCGCGCTCTGGTACGAGATTTCGCCACAATGTTGCGCCTGGAGGCAGGGGTCGCCGCAGATCTGAAGGAATGGCGCACTGCGCAGCGGACCGACGAGGTCGCCGACGAAATTGCGCAATTTCAGAAAGCGGATTTCGTCTTGGTGATGGCCTCACCGGAGATGCGCCGCCTGATGGACAGCACCCAGCAGGGGCCCGTCGGCGACACCACACACATCGGTGCCGCGCAGGCCCGAGACAAGCTCGCCGGAGACCTCCGAAAGGAACTCAAGCGGATGCTGCCCGTCGTGCTGCGCGATGCGACCGCAGCGGACATTCCCCGGATCTTGCAGCGAAACTCCGCCACCTTCTACCCGATCCGGGAACTCGACGTGGACAGCGACGGCGTCCAAGACCTGCTCCACGCATTGCACGATGTTCCGCGACATGCCAAGCCGCCGCTCGGCATCTGGACCCCGCCCGCCGCCGGACCGTGGGAGGCGCCCGGCGGGCAACAGGCGGAGTCGGTTGACGTGGTCCTCCAGCCCGGCGCGGTGATCGTCCTCGGCGAGCACACCTACCTGGTGCACGGCGAGGTCGAGACACCTGCGGGCGAAGGCGGCCCCGCCGTCCTCCGGCAAGCGCCGGCATTGCGCCTCGGCGACCCGAACGAACGGGTCTGGTTGCGACAGGTCGAGCGGAAGGCCGATACCCGGGGCACCCGGGAAGCCTTCGCCGCGTTGGAAAAAGAGCACGAGCTGCTTGCCGAGCTCGACGGCCGGCGCCACGCCGCTCCCCGGCAGTCGGCGCTGGTCGACGCGGGCCGAACGCGGACTCTGGTGCTCGCTTGGCCACGGCGCAACGCACCGGCCGAGGACTTCCAGACGCTCGCCGACCACGTCCCGCACCCCAACGAGCTCGACTCCATCGCGGTGCGGCGAACGTTGCACGCGCTGGCCGGCCTGTGCTGCCCGTTGGCGGCGCTGCACCGACACCAGTGCACCCATCGCGAACTGGCACCGCACACGATTGTCCGGATCGACGACGGCCACCTCGCACTGCGCGATCTCGGCGCGGCGGGACGACCGGCGCTCCCCGGGGAGGACGGGTCCGTCTACCGGGCACCGGAGCAGACGCGCCTGCGGCGTGGGCGGATCGGCCCCTGGACCGATGTCTTTCGGCTGGCCGCGGTCGCCTACCACCTGATCAGCGGCCAAGTCCCGGACGAGGCTCGTCCGCTGCCGACCCGCGCGGTCTGCCCCGTGGCGCCGGATCAGGCGGCGACGGCCATCGATACCGCCCTGCATCCCGACCCCGCCCGACGCCCCGCGGTCGCCGAACTGGCCACCGCATTCCGGATGTGA
- a CDS encoding DEAD/DEAH box helicase, translating to MLRDVRLTAPIHLVPGNRFDQELNQKRNEGNGLPAGLEQIARDLAVRPDGAPMIITERQGNPGLQLHAYAYVVHLTPSKKQDFLWVNRVYPLGLGDHAKLTRGCLLVRCGWRVAAQPRAVPQDASAHCARLQKEWARLQHELAERDAVARLKPEHTRYLDVLTEFNEIARTAAEGNSRRRGGFAYRKVTPVGDHGFTSTSTYSFHIVGRAPEPGAYLQISGDDDRRGQVLGAADGAVTVRFDQPLDHARLRQQGELVPSRIEVVHIKRREAVAALRGRQTQHRSLLDVLVDHQLAPMTGRPDHPAQRLDPEQLTAFRRALAVRDLMVILGPPGTGKTRVITEIAYALGRGERGKTLITSHSNKAVDNVLARMPRDLVMIRVGREVDVDPEVRPFLLEIYASDLRKEIVVGSSRRAQDYAGLPTALSWHAELGARIGSWRSARADQDLCALELDRCRRAVGGPAYERVRDLDNRISRLDKRSARAQRRLDRLARRAERIRARSRNGPLSAMLTRLRDHRIAGRREKLTACSQALEEARQTRRHAVDELEAMLRQVPEVQAAQRKFDAAVDNSSRWREQALAAMTALRNALRSMEALPEVADTGDDESTLQWLTNLHHGLHTRIGLLQAQAALLEDWHAEVSSCATEQLHPELIRYADVIGATCIGAGSNEQIAAESFDLVIADEAGQIQTSDVLIPLVRGRRAVLVGDNMQLPPVSESEVEDAINSRGGPGALLELSRKSLLETLVATLPADNIVQLRTQRRMPEVIARFISDHFYRGTLRSEVRPPQEDALFRSPLAFVDISCLPAHERRDQAAQPEQRGYHNNAEARLLNRLAEHYQRSGAEWALIVPYNAQLDLLKRMAREWADQKTVDANIGTVDSFQGGERDVMLYGFTRSNPHGRIGFLDDLRRLNVAFTRAKQRLVLVGDLKTLRAATDQDFRELMDALHTALRTDGDLRTYHEIVDQLTTIGS from the coding sequence ATGCTACGAGACGTCCGCCTGACCGCCCCGATCCACCTCGTCCCGGGAAACCGGTTCGACCAGGAGCTGAATCAGAAGCGCAACGAGGGAAACGGATTGCCCGCCGGGCTGGAGCAGATCGCCCGCGATCTCGCCGTCCGCCCGGACGGCGCGCCGATGATCATCACCGAGCGACAGGGCAATCCCGGCCTGCAGCTGCACGCCTACGCCTATGTCGTGCACCTCACCCCAAGCAAGAAACAGGATTTCCTCTGGGTCAACCGGGTCTATCCGCTGGGCCTGGGCGATCACGCCAAACTCACTCGCGGCTGTCTGCTGGTGCGCTGCGGCTGGCGGGTGGCGGCTCAGCCGCGGGCGGTTCCGCAGGACGCCTCCGCGCACTGCGCCAGGCTGCAAAAGGAATGGGCTCGCCTCCAACACGAACTCGCCGAGCGGGACGCGGTTGCGCGCCTGAAGCCCGAGCACACCCGCTACCTCGACGTGCTCACCGAGTTCAACGAGATCGCGCGCACCGCCGCCGAGGGGAATTCCCGTCGGCGGGGCGGATTCGCCTACCGGAAGGTGACCCCGGTCGGCGACCACGGTTTCACCTCGACGAGCACCTATTCCTTCCATATCGTCGGTCGCGCCCCGGAGCCGGGCGCATACCTGCAGATCTCCGGCGACGACGATCGTCGCGGGCAGGTGCTGGGGGCCGCCGACGGTGCGGTGACGGTCCGGTTCGACCAGCCGCTGGACCACGCGCGGCTGCGACAGCAGGGCGAGTTGGTCCCCTCGCGCATCGAGGTAGTACACATCAAGCGGCGCGAGGCCGTAGCGGCCCTGCGCGGGCGGCAAACGCAGCACCGCTCGCTGCTGGACGTGCTGGTCGATCACCAGCTGGCACCGATGACGGGACGTCCGGACCACCCCGCACAGCGGCTCGACCCCGAGCAGCTAACCGCGTTCCGCAGGGCATTGGCCGTCAGGGACCTGATGGTGATCCTCGGCCCGCCAGGCACCGGCAAGACGCGGGTGATCACCGAAATCGCCTACGCGCTGGGGCGAGGCGAACGCGGAAAGACCCTGATCACCTCGCACTCCAACAAGGCCGTGGACAACGTGCTGGCCAGGATGCCGCGCGACCTGGTCATGATCCGGGTTGGGCGGGAGGTGGACGTCGACCCCGAGGTTCGGCCGTTCCTGCTGGAGATCTATGCCAGCGATCTGCGCAAGGAGATCGTCGTCGGCAGCAGCCGCAGGGCACAGGACTATGCCGGACTGCCGACCGCGCTCAGCTGGCACGCCGAACTCGGTGCCCGGATCGGATCGTGGCGGTCGGCCCGCGCGGACCAGGACTTGTGCGCCCTCGAACTCGACCGGTGCCGCCGCGCGGTGGGTGGTCCCGCATACGAGCGCGTTCGCGATCTGGACAACCGGATCAGCCGGTTGGACAAGCGATCGGCCCGCGCGCAGCGCCGACTGGACCGCCTCGCCCGGCGCGCGGAACGCATCCGCGCCCGCAGCAGGAATGGGCCGCTGTCCGCGATGCTCACGCGTCTGCGCGACCATCGGATTGCCGGCCGTCGGGAAAAACTCACGGCCTGCTCCCAGGCGCTCGAAGAGGCCCGGCAGACCCGGCGGCACGCCGTGGACGAACTCGAAGCAATGCTCCGCCAAGTACCCGAAGTGCAGGCGGCGCAACGCAAATTCGACGCAGCAGTTGACAACAGCAGCCGGTGGCGGGAACAGGCGCTGGCGGCCATGACCGCGCTGCGCAACGCGCTGCGTTCCATGGAGGCGCTGCCGGAGGTGGCCGACACCGGCGACGACGAGAGCACCCTGCAGTGGCTCACCAACCTGCACCACGGGCTGCACACCCGCATCGGCCTCCTGCAGGCCCAGGCGGCGCTGCTGGAGGACTGGCACGCAGAGGTCTCTTCCTGCGCGACCGAGCAGCTGCACCCCGAGCTGATCCGCTACGCCGACGTGATCGGCGCGACCTGCATCGGAGCAGGATCGAACGAGCAGATCGCCGCGGAATCATTCGACCTGGTCATCGCCGACGAGGCCGGGCAGATCCAGACCTCGGACGTGCTGATCCCGCTGGTGCGAGGCCGACGCGCGGTCTTGGTGGGCGACAACATGCAGCTGCCCCCGGTCAGCGAGTCCGAGGTGGAGGACGCGATCAACAGCCGGGGCGGGCCGGGTGCCTTGCTGGAGCTGTCCCGAAAGAGCCTGCTGGAAACGCTGGTCGCCACATTGCCCGCGGACAACATCGTGCAGCTGCGAACCCAACGCCGGATGCCCGAAGTGATCGCGCGGTTCATCTCCGACCACTTCTACCGGGGAACTCTGCGCTCGGAAGTGCGGCCGCCGCAGGAAGATGCGCTCTTTCGCAGCCCACTGGCGTTCGTGGACATCTCGTGCCTGCCCGCGCACGAGCGCCGCGACCAGGCAGCCCAGCCAGAACAGCGCGGATACCACAACAACGCCGAGGCACGGCTGCTGAACCGGCTGGCCGAGCACTACCAGCGCAGCGGCGCGGAATGGGCGTTGATCGTGCCCTACAACGCCCAGCTGGATCTCCTCAAGCGAATGGCGCGGGAGTGGGCGGACCAGAAGACCGTGGACGCCAACATCGGTACCGTGGACTCGTTCCAGGGCGGGGAACGGGACGTGATGCTCTACGGATTCACCCGCAGCAATCCCCATGGCCGAATCGGGTTCCTCGACGACCTCCGGCGGCTGAACGTCGCGTTCACCCGGGCCAAGCAACGGCTCGTGCTCGTCGGCGACCTCAAGACCCTGCGCGCCGCCACGGACCAAGATTTTCGCGAGCTGATGGACGCGCTGCACACCGCGCTGCGCACCGACGGAGACCTGCGCACTTACCACGAAATCGTCGACCAACTCACCACAATCGGATCATGA